One part of the Eucalyptus grandis isolate ANBG69807.140 chromosome 10, ASM1654582v1, whole genome shotgun sequence genome encodes these proteins:
- the LOC104422858 gene encoding eukaryotic translation initiation factor 6-2 — protein MATRLQFENSCEVGVFSKLTNAYCLVAIGGSENFYSTFETDLADVIPVVKTSIAGTRIIGRLCAGNKNGLLLPHNTTDQELQHLRNSLPDQVVVQRIEERLSALGNGIACNDHVALTHTDLDKETEEIIADVLGVEVFRQTIAGNILVGSYCAFSNRGGLVHPHTSIEDLDELSTLLQVPLVAGTVNRGSEVIAAGMTVNDWTAFCGSDTTATELSVIESVFKLREAQPSAIVDEMRKSLIDSYV, from the exons ATGGCAACAA GGCTCCAGTTTGAGAACTCGTGCGAAGTGGGTGTCTTCTCCAAGTTGACGAATGCGTACTGTTTGGTTGCAATTGGGGGATCAGAGAACTTCTACAG TACGTTCGAGACTGATTTGGCCGATGTTATCCCGGTTGTTAAGACGTCCATTGCAGGCACTAGGATCATTGGGCGACTTTGTGCAG GAAACAAGAATGGGCTACTTTTGCCGCACAATACTACTGACCAAG AGCTTCAACACTTGAGAAATAGTCTGCCAGATCAAGTTGTCGTTCAACGtattgaagaaaggctatctgCCCTGGGGAACGGCATAGCATGCAATGATCATGTTGCCCTTACTCATACTGATCTTGACAAG GAAACCGAGGAGATAATTGCAGATGTTCTTGGAGTGGAAGTCTTTAGGCAGACTATTGCTGGCAACATTCTTGTGGGTAGCTATTGTGCCTTCTCCAACAGAGGTGGACTG GTTCATCCACATACATCCATTGAAGACTTGGACGAGCTCTCGACCCTCCTCCAGGTTCCTTTGGTCGCTGGAACTGTGAACCGAGGTAGTGAAGTAATCGCAGCCGGTATGACTGTGAATGACTGGACAGCATTTTGTGGCTCAGACACCACGGCTACCGAACTATCTGTGATCGAGAGCGTTTTCAAGTTGAGGGAAGCGCAACCCAGTGCCATTGTGGATGAGATGAGGAAATCCTTGATCGACAGCtatgtttag
- the LOC120285956 gene encoding protein PIN-LIKES 7-like produces the protein CSGVRLLDPSVLSSLLSKQLGGFYIWTYTCQLIQTSSSKYKELQAAKDASKAPNIHQNAGRESHLLKERDGEQRTVVSVQWTKASEGGETQAVRLILFLSNRLVVQEKLHCRYSIVMTIHHSEVKLENLFTRGANFASYTCCNSWIHCWGNHILKNLIIGEDAPLHVIQDTIQLLGFTLFENQTMGYRWGDLCSLCDTSGDWHRSHEGCQQA, from the exons TGCTCCGGTGTGCGGCTATTGGACCCAAGTGTACTTTCTTCTCTGTTGTCAAAGCAGCTTGGTGGTTTCTACATCTGGACTTACACATGCCAACTGATCCAAACATCATCCTCGAAGTATAAAGAGCTTCAAGCAGCCAAGGACGCCTCAAAGGCACCTAACATCCACCAAAATGCCGGTCGAGAATCGCATCTTCTCAAGGAAAGAGATGGAGAACAACGAACTGTTGTTAGTGTGCAATGGACAAAGGCTAGTGAAGGTGGAGAAACACAAGCTGTAAGGCTCATTCTTTTCTTGTCCAATCGACTTGTGGTGCAAGAAAAGTTACATTGTCGTTACTCTATTGTCATGACAATACATCATTCTGAAGTAAAGTTAGAGAACCTCTTCACTAGAGGAGCTAATTTCGCCTCCTACACTTGCTGCA ATAGTTGGATTCATTGTTGGGGCAATCACATTCTTAAGAACCTCATAATCGGTGAGGATGCACCCCTTCATGTGATACAGGACACTATTCAACTACTAGG GTTTACGCTCTTCGAGAATCAGACCATGGGCTATCGCTGGGGTGATTTGTGTTCATTATGTGATACTTCCGGTGATTGGCATCGGAGTCATGAAGGCTGCCAGCAAGCTTGA
- the LOC104424007 gene encoding transcription factor SRM1-like, with translation MESQYFFEVTPPGYSYLTYLLSPPTPPEPIEDHWTSEENEIFERCIAELDHLSRDFFENIALRIPEKSVGQIQRHFEALVKDVENIDAGRVPIPDYDGSESKVDEKEKPSDEPEKEKPSDEPLEEDQSTPQTTKKRGIAWSREEHEYDSLPQFMLVY, from the coding sequence ATGGAATCACAATACTTCTTTGAAGTCACACCCCCTGGCTACTCTTACTTGACCTATCTGCTGTCACCCCCAACGCCACCAGAGCCCATCGAGGACCACTGGACTTCTGAGGAGAATGAGATCTTTGAGAGATGCATTGCGGAGCTTGACCACCTGTCTAGGGACTTCTTCGAGAACATTGCACTGAGGATCCCCGAAAAGAGCGTAGGGCAGATCCAGAGGCACTTCGAGGCACTGGTCAAGGACGTCGAGAACATCGATGCTGGTCGAGTGCCGATCCCCGACTATGATGGATCTGAGAGCAAGGTTGATGAGAAGGAAAAGCCAAGCGATGAGCCAGAGAAGGAAAAGCCGAGCGATGAGCCATTGGAGGAGGATCAAAGCACTCCGCAGACCACAAAGAAGAGGGGAATCGCTTGGAGCAGGGAAGAGCATGAGTATGACTCTTTGCCTCAATTCATGCTTGTGTACTAG
- the LOC104422857 gene encoding LOW QUALITY PROTEIN: mitochondrial phosphate carrier protein 1, mitochondrial (The sequence of the model RefSeq protein was modified relative to this genomic sequence to represent the inferred CDS: inserted 2 bases in 1 codon), whose translation MMREVAEERMREEIRRGGHYYGVCAAGGVLSAGTTHLVITPLDVLKVNMQVNPIKYNNVYSCFTTLLREQGPPAFFXFGYGAQGGCRFGLYEYFKRVYSDALVGSNRSLIFFLSSASAEAFANVALCPFEAVKIRVQVQPHFAKGLVDGFPKVYASEGLLGFYRGLLPLWGRNLPFSMVMFSTFEHSVDFLYRNVIRRRKEDCSKVQQLGVTCLAGYAAGSVGSVISNPADNIVASINNKKADSLMLAIRNIGFANLFTRSLPIRIILVGPVVTLQWLFYDTIKILSGLPTSGEVSADPQRENIRA comes from the exons ATGATGAGGGAGGTGGCGGAAGAGAGGATGCGCGAGGAGATCAGAAGAGGAGGACATTATTATGGAGTTTGTGCGGCTGGAGGAGTTCTCAGTGCTGGAACCACCCACCTGGTCATAACCCCTCTTGATGTCTTGAAAGTCAATATGCAg GTGAATCCAATCAAGTATAACAATGTTTATTCATGTTTCACTACTCTATTGAGAGAGCAAGGCCCTCCTGCCTTTTT CTTTGGATATGGTGCTCAAGGTGGGTGCAGATTCGGTCTCTACGAGTACTTCAAACGGGTTTACTCTGATGCCTTGGTCGGCAGCAACAGGagcttgatttttttcctcAGCAGTGCTTCTGCGGAAGCATTTGCAAATGTGGCACTTTGCCCTTTTGAAGCTGTTAAAATTCGGGTTCAAGTGCAGCCCCACTTTGCAAAAGGCTTGGTTGATGGCTTCCCTAAAGTATATGCATCAGAAGGCCTTCTAGG ATTTTACAGAGGGCTTCTACCACTTTGGGGTCGAAATCTTCCAT TTTCAATGGTGATGTTCTCAACATTTGAGCATTCAGTGGATTTCCTGTATCGTAATGTTattagaagaagaaaggaggattGCTCAAAAGTTCAACAACTTGGGGTAACATGCTTAGCTGGATATGCTGCTGGATCTGTTGGTAGCGTCATATCAAATCCCGCTGACAATATTGTTGCTTccatcaacaacaaaaaagcTGACAGTCTCATGCTG GCAATCAGGAATATTGGGTTTGCGAATCTGTTCACGAGGAGCCTTCCCATTAGAATTATACTCGTTGGACCTGTAGTAACTTTGCAGTGGTTGTTCTATGATACTATCAAGATTCTTAGTGGATT GCCAACTAGTGGTGAAGTCTCAGCTGATCCACAGAGAGAGAATATAAGAGCCTGA
- the LOC104422856 gene encoding MLO-like protein 10: MATDSSGSQSRELDQTPTWAVAGVCAIIIMISIALEKLLHKVGTWLTQRHKNALYEALEKIKNELMILGFISLLLTFGQSYIAKICIPTSVAETMLPCTKSSTSTTTEERRRRLLWNERRSLAAGSYATNCSSGTPLISVNGLHQLHILIFFLAFFHVLYSAVTMMLGRLKIRGWKQWEQETSSHDYEFSTDPSRFRLTHETSFVRVHSSFWTRIPFFFYVGCFFRQFFRSVHKTDYLTLRNGFIAVHIAPGSKFNFQKYIKRSLEDDFKFVVGVSPVLWASFVIFLLLNVNGWHALFWASLIPLIIILAIGTELQAVLTKMAMEITERHAVVQGIPLVQGSDRYFWFGRPHLVLHFIHFALFQNAFQITYFLWIWYSFGWDTCFHDNVKLAIVKVALGIGVLFLCSYITLPLYSLVTQMGSGMKKTIFDEQTSKALKKWHMAVKKKQGTQGGKSPTRIFGRSRSPSPSPSTVRSPSQRLRRFKTTGHSVRSYDSSDNNLSEYDGDALSPTSATKNLIANVDTEEQVIQVNDSDHGDRASDTDEFSFVKTAPTKEP; the protein is encoded by the exons ATGGCGACGGACAGCAGCGGTTCGCAGAGCAGGGAGCTCGATCAGACTCCGACGTGGGCCGTTGCTGGCGTTTGTGCTATTATCATCATGATTTCCATTGCGTTAGAGAAACTCCTTCATAAAGTTGGAACG TGGCTTACTCAAAGGCATAAAAACGCTTTGTACGAGGCTctggagaaaataaaaaatg AGCTGATGATTCTAGGCTTCATTTCGTTGCTTCTGACGTTTGGGCAGAGCTACATTGCCAAAATATGTATCCCAACAAGCGTAGCTGAAACGATGCTGCCATGCACGAAAAGTTCGACATCAACTACGACTGAAGAGAGACGGCGGAGACTTTTATGGAATGAAAGGAGATCTTTGGCGGCTGGTAGCTATGCTACTAATTGCTCATCG GGAACCCCGTTGATATCTGTCAATGGATTGCATCAGTTACACATCCTCATATTCTTCCTAGCCTTCTTTCATGTGTTGTACAGTGCTGTTACCATGATGCTTGGAAGGCTAAAG ATTCGTGGCTGGAAGCAATGGGAACAAGAAACCTCATCTCACGACTATGAGTTCTCCACTG ATCCTTCCAGATTCAGACTCACTCACGAAACGTCATTTGTTAGAGTTCATTCCAGCTTTTGGACAAGGATACCTTTCTTCTTCTATGTT GGATGCTTCTTTCGACAGTTTTTCAGGTCGGTTCATAAGACAGACTACTTGACATTGCGAAATGGGTTCATCGCT GTCCATATAGCTCCAGGGAGTaaatttaatttccagaaatACATCAAACGATCACTAGAGGATGACTTCAAGTTCGTGGTTGGAGTAAG TCCTGTGCTGTGGGCTTCCTTTGTAATATTTTTGCTTCTCAATGTTAATG GATGGCATGCACTGTTTTGGGCTTCATTGATCCCACTAATT ATAATATTAGCCATCGGAACAGAGCTCCAAGCAGTTTTGACAAAGATGGCTATGGAAATCACTGAAAGGCATGCGGTTGTTCAAGGGATTCCTCTAGTACAAGGCTCGGATAGATACTTCTGGTTTGGTCGGCCTCATCTAGTTCTTCATTTtatccattttgctttgtttcAG AATGCATTTCAAATCACATATTTTCTGTGGATTTGG TACTCATTCGGCTGGGATACTTGCTTCCACGACAATGTAAAGCTTGCAATCGTGAAGGTTGCTCTGGG GATAGGCGTCCTATTTCTCTGCAGCTACATTACTCTTCCCTTGTACTCCCTCGTAACTCAG ATGGGCTCAGGCATGAAGAAAACGATCTTCGACGAGCAGACATCCAAGGCTCTCAAGAAGTGGCACATGGCTGTGAAAAAGAAGCAAGGCACACAGGGTGGCAAATCCCCTACTCGGATATTTGGTCGGAGCCGGAGCCCGAGCCCAAGCCCGTCGACCGTGCGATCTCCAAGCCAGAGGCTGCGCCGCTTTAAGACGACTGGGCACTCGGTTCGCTCGTACGACAGCAGCGACAACAATCTATCTGAGTACGATGGGGATGCATTGTCACCGACATCCGCCACAAAGAATTTAATCGCGAATGTTGATACTGAGGAACAGGTAATACAAGTGAACGACTCTGATCATGGGGATAGAGCCAGTGATACCGATGAATTTTCATTCGTTAAGACTGCCCCGACGAAAGAACCGTGA